Proteins encoded by one window of Pseudomonas sp. PSKL.D1:
- a CDS encoding mannose-1-phosphate guanylyltransferase/mannose-6-phosphate isomerase encodes MIPVILSGGSGSRLWPLSRKQFPKQFLALTGEHTLFQQTIERLVFEGMDAPIVVCNKDHKFIVQEQLAALKLETQAILMEPFGRNTAPAVAMTAMKLVNEGCDELMLVLPADHVIDDQKALQRALALATVAAERGEMVLFGVPATKPETGYGYIRSSQDALLPEGVARVAQFVEKPDEKRAAEFVSAGGYFWNSGMFLFRASRFLEELKKHEPDIYDTCLLALERSQEDGDVLSIDEATFACCPDNSIDYAVMEKTQRACVVPMSAGWSDVGCWSSLWDVHEKDADGNVTKGDVVVQDSRNCMIHGNGKLVSVIGLENIVVVETKDAMMIAHKDKVQGVKQMVKTLDEQGRSETQNHLEVYRPWGSYDSVDMGGRFQVKHITVKPGASLSLQMHHHRAEHWIVVSGTAEVTCDENVFLLTENQSTYIPIASIHRLRNPGKIPLEIIEVQSGSYLGEDDIERFEDVYGRTSTPVERGVSVKTIAQ; translated from the coding sequence ATGATCCCGGTAATTCTTTCTGGTGGTAGCGGTTCCCGTCTGTGGCCTCTGTCGCGCAAGCAGTTCCCCAAGCAGTTCCTGGCCCTGACCGGTGAGCACACGCTGTTCCAGCAAACCATCGAGCGCCTTGTGTTCGAGGGTATGGATGCACCCATCGTGGTCTGCAACAAGGACCACAAGTTCATCGTTCAGGAGCAGCTCGCAGCACTGAAACTGGAAACCCAGGCCATCCTGATGGAGCCGTTCGGCCGCAACACTGCACCAGCGGTGGCCATGACCGCCATGAAACTGGTGAACGAAGGCTGTGACGAGTTGATGCTCGTATTGCCCGCCGACCACGTGATCGACGACCAGAAGGCCCTGCAACGCGCCTTGGCCCTGGCCACCGTTGCCGCCGAGCGTGGTGAAATGGTGCTGTTCGGCGTACCGGCCACCAAGCCGGAAACCGGCTACGGCTACATCCGCTCCAGCCAGGACGCTCTGCTGCCGGAAGGTGTTGCGCGTGTGGCGCAATTCGTCGAGAAGCCAGACGAAAAACGCGCTGCCGAGTTCGTCTCTGCTGGCGGTTACTTCTGGAACAGCGGCATGTTCCTGTTCCGTGCCAGCCGCTTCCTCGAAGAGCTGAAAAAGCACGAGCCCGATATCTACGACACCTGCCTGCTGGCACTGGAGCGCAGCCAGGAAGACGGTGATGTGCTGAGCATCGACGAAGCCACCTTCGCCTGCTGCCCGGACAACTCCATTGACTACGCGGTGATGGAAAAGACCCAGCGCGCCTGCGTGGTGCCAATGTCGGCAGGCTGGAGCGACGTGGGTTGCTGGTCGTCGCTGTGGGACGTGCACGAGAAGGACGCCGACGGCAACGTCACCAAAGGCGACGTGGTGGTGCAGGACAGCCGCAACTGCATGATCCACGGCAACGGCAAGCTGGTGTCGGTCATCGGCCTTGAGAACATCGTCGTGGTCGAAACCAAGGACGCGATGATGATCGCCCACAAGGACAAGGTCCAGGGCGTCAAGCAGATGGTCAAGACCCTCGACGAACAGGGCCGCAGCGAAACCCAGAACCACCTGGAAGTGTACCGCCCGTGGGGCTCGTACGATTCGGTGGACATGGGCGGGCGCTTCCAGGTCAAGCACATCACCGTCAAGCCGGGCGCCAGTCTGTCGCTGCAGATGCACCACCACCGCGCCGAGCACTGGATCGTGGTATCCGGCACCGCCGAGGTCACCTGTGACGAGAACGTGTTCCTGTTGACCGAAAACCAGTCCACCTACATCCCGATCGCCTCGATCCACCGACTGCGCAATCCTGGCAAGATTCCGCTGGAGATCATCGAAGTGCAGTCCGGGAGCTACCTGGGCGAGGATGACATCGAGCGCTTTGAGGATGTGTATGGGCGTACTTCCACGCCGGTTGAGCGTGGGGTTTCGGTGAAAACCATCGCGCAGTGA
- a CDS encoding efflux transporter outer membrane subunit has protein sequence MKPAVRLSPLLLTILMAGCTLGPDFQRPDSRAPAQWAPLQGEAAPSQPQAEPLELRWWETFHDARLSALIQRVAERNLDLQMASARLLQSRALRSTVAADQAPSVDANVGYSRARNSAEGLNDPSGNAGKSAYNLWQGDLVAGWELDLWGRVRRQVEAADATVDVAENDRRGVLLALLSETAGNYIQLRAVQHTLDVTHDNLKVAQHSLKLSEDRQAEGVATRLDVAQASAQVASIEARLPTLEARRDDLINALSLLAAEPPRSLEAELSKAGNLPAPQQKFAIGLPSELAERRPDIRQAEARLHAATASIGVAKADFYPSIRLSGSAGFQSMQLSDFGAWDSRRFAFGPQLSLPIFEGGRLTGTLQLREAQQQEAALNYRKVVLGAWHEIDDVLRLYNASQLRRDHLAEAVRQNRIALETAQRQYVEGAVDFLNVLTVQSALLASEEQWIDSSAAVSQALVGLYKALGGGWQAFDEAHVKTT, from the coding sequence ATGAAACCGGCAGTGCGTTTGAGCCCCTTGCTGCTGACCATACTCATGGCTGGTTGTACCCTGGGGCCTGATTTCCAGCGCCCGGACAGCCGGGCCCCTGCACAGTGGGCGCCGTTGCAAGGTGAAGCCGCGCCAAGCCAGCCCCAGGCCGAACCGCTGGAGTTGCGCTGGTGGGAAACCTTTCACGATGCCCGGTTGAGTGCGTTGATCCAGCGTGTTGCCGAGCGCAATCTCGACCTTCAGATGGCCAGCGCACGCCTGCTGCAGAGCCGTGCCTTGCGCAGCACCGTGGCGGCAGATCAGGCGCCGTCCGTGGATGCGAACGTCGGCTACAGCCGCGCGCGCAACAGTGCGGAGGGCCTCAATGACCCGTCCGGCAACGCGGGCAAGTCGGCCTACAACTTGTGGCAGGGTGACTTGGTCGCAGGCTGGGAACTGGACCTCTGGGGCCGCGTCCGGCGCCAGGTGGAAGCCGCTGATGCCACCGTCGACGTGGCCGAGAACGACCGCCGCGGCGTGCTGTTGGCGCTGTTGTCGGAAACCGCCGGCAACTATATCCAGCTGCGAGCCGTGCAGCACACGCTGGACGTGACCCATGACAACCTGAAGGTGGCGCAGCACAGCCTCAAACTGTCCGAAGACCGCCAGGCCGAAGGCGTCGCCACCCGGCTCGACGTTGCCCAGGCCAGTGCCCAGGTTGCGTCAATTGAAGCTCGGCTGCCTACACTGGAAGCCCGCCGCGATGACCTGATCAACGCCCTCAGCCTGCTGGCTGCAGAGCCGCCGCGCAGCCTGGAGGCCGAGCTGTCCAAGGCCGGAAACTTGCCTGCGCCGCAGCAGAAGTTTGCCATTGGGTTGCCGTCCGAACTGGCCGAGCGTCGCCCGGACATCCGCCAGGCCGAGGCTCGGCTGCACGCGGCTACAGCCAGTATCGGCGTAGCGAAAGCGGACTTCTATCCGAGCATCCGTTTGTCGGGCAGCGCCGGTTTTCAGTCCATGCAACTCTCCGATTTCGGCGCCTGGGACTCACGCCGTTTTGCCTTTGGCCCGCAGCTGTCACTGCCGATTTTCGAGGGCGGGCGCCTGACCGGCACGCTGCAATTGCGCGAGGCGCAGCAGCAGGAGGCGGCGTTGAACTACCGCAAGGTGGTGCTCGGCGCCTGGCATGAAATCGACGATGTGCTACGCCTGTACAACGCCAGCCAACTGCGGCGTGACCACCTGGCTGAGGCCGTGCGGCAAAACCGTATCGCCCTGGAAACCGCCCAGCGCCAGTATGTGGAAGGGGCGGTGGACTTTCTCAACGTGCTGACCGTGCAGAGTGCCCTGCTGGCCAGCGAAGAACAGTGGATCGACAGCTCGGCGGCGGTGTCGCAGGCGCTGGTGGGGCTGTACAAGGCCCTGGGCGGCGGCTGGCAAGCGTTCGACGAAGCGCATGTGAAAACGACGTGA
- a CDS encoding alginate O-acetyltransferase AlgF, whose translation MTTKTSIAKALTLAAGLSLASMQAFAGADAALYGPTAPKGSTFVRLYNAAPAPAAASVGNTQIKQVGAQASSDFSFLPGGDYTAQVGGKSVPVKLAADKYYTLVNNAGGNPQLIEEPPFKNKQKALVRVQNLSDQALTLKTADGKTEVVQSVAAKGRGEREINPVKVNLALFEGNKKVSDLKPVALERGEAAVLYVTGSGNSLSPVWVTRPVSTN comes from the coding sequence ATGACTACCAAAACTTCCATTGCCAAAGCCCTCACCCTCGCGGCAGGCCTTTCGCTAGCTTCGATGCAGGCCTTCGCCGGCGCCGACGCCGCCCTGTACGGCCCCACCGCACCAAAAGGCTCGACCTTCGTGCGCCTGTACAACGCGGCCCCTGCGCCGGCCGCAGCATCGGTTGGCAACACCCAGATCAAGCAGGTGGGTGCCCAGGCCAGCAGCGACTTCAGCTTCCTGCCAGGCGGTGACTACACCGCTCAGGTCGGCGGCAAGAGCGTTCCGGTGAAGCTGGCAGCAGACAAGTACTACACCCTGGTCAACAACGCAGGCGGCAACCCGCAACTGATCGAAGAGCCGCCGTTCAAGAACAAGCAGAAAGCCTTGGTACGCGTGCAGAACCTGAGCGACCAGGCCCTGACCCTGAAAACCGCCGACGGCAAGACCGAAGTGGTGCAATCGGTAGCCGCCAAAGGCCGTGGCGAGCGTGAAATCAACCCGGTCAAGGTCAACCTGGCCCTGTTCGAAGGCAACAAGAAAGTCAGCGACCTGAAACCGGTCGCCCTGGAACGCGGCGAAGCGGCCGTGCTGTACGTAACAGGTTCCGGCAACAGCTTGTCGCCGGTGTGGGTAACTCGCCCCGTGTCCACCAACTGA
- a CDS encoding SDR family NAD(P)-dependent oxidoreductase: protein MQISLNGKRAIVSGSTAGIGLAIAIGLADAGAEVVLNGRTQARVDEALKAVRERLPQARIIGIAADLSTREGAQQLFEQVPHTDILVNNLGIFEPKPFFEIEDEDWQRFFDVNVLSAVRLSRHYAQGMAERKWGRVIFLSSESALQIPTEMVHYGMTKTALLSVSRGLAETLAGTGVTVNAVLPGPTRSEGVGDFFAKLAQEQGVSTDELEANFLAEHRPTSLIKRLATVDEVANMVVYLASMQASATTGAALRVDGGVLRSIA, encoded by the coding sequence ATGCAGATTTCCTTGAACGGTAAACGCGCCATTGTCAGCGGTTCGACAGCAGGTATCGGCCTAGCCATCGCCATTGGCCTGGCCGACGCCGGCGCCGAAGTGGTACTCAACGGCCGTACCCAAGCGCGGGTGGACGAGGCGTTGAAGGCCGTGCGCGAGCGCCTGCCGCAGGCTCGGATCATTGGCATCGCTGCCGACCTGAGTACGCGTGAAGGTGCGCAGCAACTGTTCGAACAGGTGCCGCATACCGACATTCTGGTCAACAACCTTGGCATTTTTGAGCCCAAGCCGTTCTTCGAGATCGAGGACGAAGACTGGCAGCGGTTCTTCGATGTGAACGTACTCAGTGCAGTGCGTCTGTCTCGGCACTACGCCCAGGGTATGGCCGAGCGCAAGTGGGGGCGGGTGATTTTCCTGTCCAGCGAGTCGGCGTTGCAGATTCCGACCGAAATGGTGCATTACGGCATGACCAAGACCGCGTTGCTTTCGGTATCCCGTGGCCTGGCGGAAACGCTGGCGGGCACCGGGGTGACGGTGAATGCCGTGTTGCCGGGGCCGACCCGTTCGGAAGGTGTGGGTGACTTCTTCGCCAAGCTGGCGCAGGAGCAAGGGGTTTCCACCGATGAGCTGGAGGCCAATTTCCTGGCAGAGCACCGGCCGACTTCGCTGATCAAGCGTTTGGCGACGGTGGACGAGGTGGCGAACATGGTGGTGTATCTGGCATCCATGCAGGCCAGTGCAACGACCGGGGCGGCGTTGCGGGTGGATGGTGGGGTGTTGCGCTCCATTGCCTGA
- a CDS encoding multidrug transporter, which yields MIIGAFLILTWLVLLLRYPSKALPISMAAICGLGIVALFVIWQDNREASQLARLDLRLSYTPDQCPADRALQVRMKNGNKVPLTELRWRVAAYAPGDTVNLAENTYNAPRYRGPGELQAGAEWTDCLPLPPLRSGYRAQTLEFRAEHLQGSFAN from the coding sequence ATGATCATCGGTGCCTTTCTGATTCTCACCTGGCTGGTACTGCTGTTGCGCTACCCGTCCAAGGCCCTGCCTATCTCGATGGCCGCCATCTGCGGCCTGGGCATCGTTGCCCTGTTCGTCATCTGGCAAGACAACCGCGAAGCTTCGCAGCTGGCCCGGCTTGACCTGCGCCTGAGTTACACCCCCGATCAGTGCCCTGCCGACCGCGCCTTGCAGGTGCGCATGAAGAACGGCAACAAAGTCCCGCTCACCGAACTGCGCTGGCGCGTGGCCGCCTATGCGCCGGGGGACACGGTGAACTTGGCGGAAAACACCTACAACGCGCCGCGCTATCGTGGGCCAGGTGAGTTGCAAGCAGGGGCAGAATGGACGGATTGCCTGCCGTTACCGCCATTGCGTTCGGGGTATCGGGCGCAGACGCTGGAGTTTCGGGCGGAACATCTGCAAGGTTCGTTTGCTAACTGA
- a CDS encoding SDR family oxidoreductase has product MPTVLITGCSSGIGRALADAFRDAGHEVWATARKPEDVEQLLAAGFAARQLDVNDTEDLNRLVAELQDRHGSLDILINNAGYGAMGPLLDGGVDAMRQQFETNVFAVVGVTRALFPLLRRARGRVVNIGSVSGVLVTPFAGAYCASKAAVHALSDALRLELAPFGIQVMEVQPGAIASQFASNAQRQADQVLAADSAWWPLREFVQARARASQDKPTSAAVFAQGVLAATRKARVPAVVRLGNGSTALPLMARVLPQRLLDWALRKRFGLLRPL; this is encoded by the coding sequence ATGCCCACCGTCCTGATCACCGGTTGTTCCAGCGGCATCGGCCGCGCTTTGGCCGACGCCTTTCGCGATGCCGGCCACGAAGTCTGGGCCACCGCCCGCAAGCCCGAAGATGTCGAGCAACTGCTTGCCGCTGGCTTTGCCGCGCGGCAACTCGATGTCAATGACACGGAAGACCTCAACCGCCTGGTGGCCGAACTGCAAGACCGCCACGGCAGCCTCGATATTCTCATCAATAACGCTGGCTACGGCGCCATGGGGCCGCTGCTTGATGGTGGTGTGGACGCCATGCGCCAACAGTTCGAAACCAACGTGTTTGCGGTCGTAGGCGTTACCCGTGCGTTGTTCCCGTTGCTGCGCCGGGCACGTGGGCGGGTGGTGAACATCGGTAGCGTGTCAGGCGTTTTGGTCACGCCGTTTGCCGGGGCCTACTGCGCATCGAAGGCGGCGGTGCATGCGTTGAGCGATGCCCTGCGCCTTGAGTTGGCGCCGTTCGGCATTCAGGTAATGGAAGTGCAGCCAGGGGCGATTGCCTCGCAGTTTGCCAGCAATGCCCAGCGTCAGGCGGACCAAGTGCTGGCAGCGGATTCCGCGTGGTGGCCGTTGCGCGAGTTTGTGCAGGCGCGGGCGCGGGCTTCGCAGGACAAGCCGACGTCGGCGGCTGTGTTTGCTCAGGGGGTACTGGCGGCTACGCGCAAGGCGCGAGTGCCGGCGGTGGTACGGTTGGGGAATGGCAGCACGGCATTGCCGTTGATGGCCAGAGTGCTGCCGCAGCGGCTGCTGGATTGGGCGTTGCGCAAGCGGTTCGGGTTATTGCGACCGCTTTGA
- a CDS encoding MFS transporter, which yields MSSLSTPPPVTAPVQTAFGLRVVVGLFGVLLAVLCAGLNESVTKISLADVRGAMGIGADEGAWLLAAYSAASVSAMAFAPWLATTFSLRRFTMSAIAVFAVLGLLQPFAPNLHSLMLLRVLQGFASGALPPMLMSVALRFLPPGIKVYGLACYALTATFGPNLGTPLAGLWTEYVGWQWAFWQIILPSALAMFCVGWGLPQDPLRLERFKQFDWRGVVLGLPAISSIVLGLSLGDRWGWFDSTLICWLLGGGVLLLVLFMYNEWSEPLPFFQLRMLQRRNLSFALVTLAGVLIVLSGVGSIPSAYLAQIQGYRPAQTSPLMMLVAMPQLVALPLTAALCNIRAVDCRWVLAAGLAMLAVSCVGSSLMTSEWIRGDFYPFYLLQVFGQPMAVLPLLMLSTNGMTPQEGPFASSWFNTVKGLAAVIAGGLLDALGTLRRHFHSNHLVDSLGNAPLIDDNTAGLAKRIHDQALVLTSADLYLVMACIAVALICLIPFVPTRVYPPRAVA from the coding sequence ATGAGTTCCCTGTCTACCCCGCCCCCCGTCACTGCCCCGGTGCAAACGGCGTTCGGCCTGCGCGTGGTGGTCGGGCTGTTCGGCGTGCTGCTGGCCGTACTGTGTGCAGGCTTGAATGAATCGGTGACCAAGATCTCCCTCGCTGATGTCCGCGGTGCCATGGGCATTGGCGCCGACGAAGGTGCCTGGCTGCTGGCGGCGTACAGCGCCGCCTCGGTGTCGGCCATGGCCTTCGCTCCCTGGCTGGCCACTACCTTTTCCTTGCGTCGCTTCACCATGAGTGCAATTGCTGTGTTTGCCGTGCTGGGGCTGCTGCAGCCCTTTGCCCCCAACCTGCACAGCCTGATGCTGCTTCGTGTTCTGCAGGGCTTTGCCTCCGGCGCCTTGCCGCCGATGCTGATGAGCGTGGCACTGCGTTTCCTGCCTCCCGGCATCAAGGTGTACGGCCTGGCCTGCTACGCCCTGACGGCCACCTTCGGCCCCAACCTCGGCACGCCGCTGGCCGGCCTGTGGACCGAATACGTAGGCTGGCAGTGGGCGTTCTGGCAGATCATCCTGCCATCGGCACTGGCCATGTTCTGCGTCGGCTGGGGCCTGCCACAAGATCCGCTGCGCCTGGAACGCTTCAAGCAGTTCGACTGGCGCGGCGTGGTTCTTGGCCTGCCGGCCATCAGTAGCATCGTCCTGGGCTTGTCGTTGGGCGACCGCTGGGGCTGGTTCGACTCGACGCTGATCTGCTGGCTGCTGGGCGGTGGTGTGCTGTTGCTGGTGCTGTTCATGTACAACGAATGGTCGGAGCCACTGCCATTCTTCCAGTTGCGCATGCTGCAGCGGCGCAACCTTAGCTTCGCCCTGGTGACCTTGGCTGGCGTGCTGATCGTGCTGTCCGGCGTGGGCAGCATTCCCTCGGCGTACCTGGCGCAAATCCAGGGGTATCGGCCGGCGCAGACCAGCCCGCTGATGATGCTGGTGGCCATGCCGCAATTGGTTGCCCTACCGCTGACGGCTGCGCTGTGCAATATCCGCGCAGTGGACTGCCGTTGGGTACTGGCCGCGGGGCTTGCGATGCTGGCGGTGTCCTGCGTGGGCAGCAGCCTGATGACCTCCGAGTGGATTCGCGGTGACTTCTACCCGTTCTACTTGCTGCAGGTATTTGGTCAGCCAATGGCGGTGCTGCCACTGCTGATGCTTTCCACCAACGGCATGACCCCACAGGAAGGCCCGTTCGCGTCGAGCTGGTTCAACACTGTGAAAGGCCTGGCGGCGGTGATCGCCGGTGGCTTGCTGGACGCTCTGGGTACCCTGCGCCGGCACTTTCATTCCAACCACCTGGTGGACAGCCTGGGCAATGCCCCGCTGATTGACGACAACACCGCTGGCCTTGCCAAACGCATTCACGACCAGGCGCTGGTGCTGACATCGGCCGACCTCTATCTGGTCATGGCCTGCATCGCCGTGGCGCTGATCTGCCTGATTCCTTTCGTGCCTACCCGGGTCTATCCGCCGCGTGCGGTGGCCTGA
- a CDS encoding HlyD family secretion protein, translating into MTNNRKTLFIGSVLAVAVLAGIVGPWMFGSDQRQRTNDAYVIADYTVVAPKVAGFIKEVRVEDNQQVQAGQLLATIDDRDYQAALDAAQAQLLVAKAQSADARATLERQAALIAQAEAAVKAAQAEAAFADHEVNRYSRLAEQGAGTVQNAQQARSRVDQARARLANAQAALVATRKQVDILTAQVASADGQLKRAEAGLEKAQLDLSYTRITAPVDGMVGERAVRVGAFVNPGARLLSVVPLQHAYVVGNFQETQLTHVQPGQPVSISVDTFAGETLKGHVESIAPATGVTFAAVKPDNATGNFTKVVQRIPVKIVFDDGQPLLERLRVGMSVEATIDTRGDKLAGKEVSAR; encoded by the coding sequence ATGACCAACAACCGTAAAACCCTTTTCATCGGCTCGGTGCTCGCCGTGGCCGTGCTGGCCGGTATCGTCGGCCCGTGGATGTTTGGCAGTGACCAGCGCCAGCGTACAAACGATGCCTACGTGATTGCCGATTACACGGTGGTCGCGCCCAAGGTTGCCGGCTTCATCAAAGAGGTACGGGTGGAAGACAACCAGCAGGTGCAAGCCGGCCAGTTGCTGGCAACTATCGATGACCGCGACTACCAAGCCGCGCTGGATGCAGCCCAGGCCCAGTTGCTGGTAGCCAAGGCCCAGAGCGCCGATGCCCGCGCCACCCTGGAGCGCCAGGCCGCGCTGATTGCCCAGGCCGAAGCGGCAGTGAAAGCGGCGCAGGCTGAAGCGGCGTTCGCCGACCATGAGGTCAACCGGTACAGCCGCTTGGCCGAACAAGGCGCCGGTACGGTGCAGAATGCCCAGCAGGCGCGCAGCCGTGTTGACCAGGCGCGTGCGCGGCTGGCCAATGCCCAGGCGGCGCTGGTGGCCACACGCAAGCAAGTGGACATTCTCACGGCGCAGGTCGCCAGTGCCGATGGTCAACTGAAGCGGGCCGAGGCAGGCCTGGAAAAGGCTCAGCTGGACTTGTCCTACACCCGTATCACTGCACCGGTCGATGGCATGGTCGGTGAGCGTGCAGTGCGCGTTGGCGCCTTCGTCAACCCGGGTGCCCGGCTGCTTTCGGTGGTGCCGTTGCAGCACGCGTATGTGGTTGGCAATTTCCAGGAAACCCAGCTGACCCATGTGCAGCCGGGCCAGCCGGTCAGCATCAGTGTGGACACGTTTGCCGGTGAAACACTCAAGGGCCATGTCGAAAGCATCGCGCCAGCCACGGGCGTCACCTTCGCCGCAGTGAAACCGGACAACGCCACCGGCAACTTCACCAAGGTGGTGCAGCGCATTCCTGTGAAGATCGTTTTCGATGATGGCCAGCCTTTGCTTGAGCGCCTGCGCGTGGGCATGTCGGTGGAAGCAACCATCGACACCCGTGGCGACAAGCTTGCTGGCAAAGAGGTGAGTGCCCGATGA
- a CDS encoding alginate O-acetyltransferase, with product MNRTLRITYSLSFLGLLVGMGAWSTGGLQSFQRTEQMTLLNGKLAKAAETHYDAEFPIKRLGTNLWAALDFKLFNEGRPGVVLGRDQWLFSDEEFKPTAGAEQLMQENLALIRGVRDTLQQHGSQLVLAIVPAKARIYSEYLGKEQPASLHDDLYNQFHAQVRQANVFAPDLQAAMEQAKARGQVFLRTDTHWTPMGAEVAAQALAEAVSRQNMLNGDPQTFVTEAGSTAPYKGDLTNFLPLDPLFSNLLPTPDNLQQRSTRPADAAAEGDDALFANNEIPVALVGTSYSANPHWNFLGALQQALRSDVANYAEDGHGPLLPMLKYLQSDAFKNAAPQVVVWEFPERYLPMKNDLSSFDPQWIAQLKKPRKSEENLALSSTRTNH from the coding sequence ATGAACCGCACATTACGCATCACTTACTCGCTGTCGTTCCTGGGCCTGCTGGTAGGCATGGGCGCATGGTCCACCGGTGGCCTGCAGAGCTTCCAGCGCACCGAGCAAATGACCCTGCTCAACGGCAAGCTGGCCAAGGCCGCCGAGACCCATTACGACGCCGAGTTCCCGATCAAGCGGCTGGGCACCAACCTCTGGGCCGCGCTGGACTTCAAGCTGTTCAACGAAGGCCGCCCCGGCGTGGTACTGGGCCGCGACCAGTGGCTGTTCAGTGACGAAGAGTTCAAGCCCACCGCCGGTGCCGAGCAGTTGATGCAGGAAAACCTGGCGCTGATCCGCGGCGTGCGCGACACCCTGCAACAGCACGGCAGCCAGCTGGTGCTGGCGATCGTGCCGGCCAAGGCGCGCATCTATTCGGAATACCTGGGCAAGGAGCAACCGGCCAGCCTGCACGACGACCTGTACAACCAGTTCCACGCTCAGGTTCGCCAGGCCAACGTGTTTGCCCCGGACCTGCAAGCCGCCATGGAGCAGGCCAAGGCCCGTGGCCAGGTATTCCTGCGCACCGACACCCATTGGACGCCGATGGGCGCCGAAGTCGCAGCGCAGGCTCTGGCCGAAGCCGTGAGCCGGCAGAACATGCTCAACGGCGACCCGCAAACCTTCGTCACCGAAGCCGGCAGCACCGCCCCCTACAAAGGCGACCTGACCAACTTCCTGCCGCTCGACCCGCTGTTCAGCAACCTGCTGCCTACCCCGGACAACCTGCAGCAACGCAGTACCCGCCCGGCCGACGCGGCGGCAGAAGGCGACGATGCACTGTTTGCCAACAACGAAATCCCGGTCGCCCTGGTGGGTACCAGCTACAGCGCCAACCCGCACTGGAACTTCCTCGGCGCCCTGCAGCAGGCCCTGCGCAGCGACGTGGCCAACTACGCCGAAGACGGCCATGGCCCGCTGCTGCCAATGCTCAAGTACCTGCAAAGCGATGCTTTCAAAAACGCCGCACCACAGGTGGTGGTGTGGGAATTCCCCGAACGTTATCTGCCAATGAAGAACGACCTCAGCAGCTTCGATCCGCAGTGGATCGCACAGCTGAAAAAGCCCCGTAAATCCGAAGAAAACCTGGCCTTGTCGTCCACCCGGACGAACCACTGA